In Conger conger chromosome 5, fConCon1.1, whole genome shotgun sequence, the DNA window AGAAAGACAAATTTGGTAAAACAATTTGGAGCAAGCTGCTCACTGGACCAGTACCTCTCCACGACTGACCGACACCCACCTGGGGTGCACCTAGTCTTTATTTACTAAAACCAGCTTCAAGGCCCACCACTACGTGACCAAGAATGCGCCAAAGAAGCTCGACTTCTCATCCATGTCCACAGCACTGACATTGCTTACGGTCACGAAGATGCGGTCCCTGGTACTGAGCTGAACCACCCCAGCCTGGTAGATGGAGTAGAGGTCATACTCCGCATTTTCAGACCAGCAGGTGGTCCGGGCATTTTTCATCAGCAGAATGGGCTCAGAATAGGAGGCcacttttttgtaaatgtattgtaGCATCTGTGCATTCCTGGCTGAGCGATCGTCCTCAAGGGAGCGGGCGTGTCTGAAGTAGATTTGAGAGTACATGTAGTAAAGTCCGGCCTGGGGAATAATAAGCTCCCCATTGATCATTTTCATGTTGCGAAGGAAAGCCAGGCCTTTATCCGTCTCCCAAGACTCAATCTTTTGGCCCAGAACTTTCCAAGTGGGCGGTCCTGCAGCAACAGGGCCAAAAAGATAAGTTTAATATTTATTGCGTTTGACAAGTCTGAGACGTGACAGCTGTcgtggaaaatgtgtgtgtgaattcattaaaaatccattACTTTTATGTTCCATTATCAGCACAGCTctttcaataattattttagcctcaaatacacaaaaaagataccaaaaaaataccaaaaaggAAGCCAGGCATGCCTTCTGTTTTACTTTCTCCATAAACAAATATTGgctaattttaaattaaatacaaaatgaaatgcttttttcTGTGACTGAGCTAAAACATTCTGCTGGACAACTGTGTGTTCAAATTTGTGAAACAAACCTTTCCAAAAAGCTTTCTAATAAAGGGACTTGAGCCGTTAAGCCAGGGACTGGTTTAAAGATGATATAGTAGGCAGAGTTAAACTTACTTTTAACTCTGTCTACTGACGGCAAGTATTTGCCTGTGATGTGTGCTGCGATTTCAGGCCGTGGGAGTGAATCGTGGTTTTCCATAGTCAAAGCTGGCATAAACCTTGATACCTCATCTGTAATACATGAACATATAGCACCATTATCAAAAAATGCTACTGCTATTAAAAGAGTACATGGGATATTGACAGTTAAACATTTgcgaatttattttattataattattacaggATACCTTTTACTGCTGAAGAGATTTCCTTCTCAAAGCGATTTGACATAGTCTGTGGAGACATGAAGAGTGTTCCATTAgagtaatgaaataaaagatgttTGAAGGTTAAACGAACTCTTACGGAGTAGGCTACAGATTGTAATACTCTTGTCCTTATTGGACTGTTggagctgaattaacactggacattttgtcTTTTGTGTTGCAAAAAGGATGTTATataatatgaaaaatgtatctCGTTAATGCAATTTGCAGCTCTATTAACGTTTCTGGACTTGGCTGCTATCACTGTTGCAATGGCGCACCCATACCTTTTCAATCAGCAAATGGAACTGTTGCGTTATTTGCCAGCAGGGGTCGTCTTTTCTGTTCTCTGTACCCACGTCCAAGTTCCTGAGATTTTCCTTCATCAGACATGAAATTCCGCTCCTCGAGAACGTTTCCTTCATCTGAAATAGTTTGCTCAAAGATTAGCCTACTGCGGTAGTGTCAAGCAAGCAAACGTCCACTTTTAGTTTGTTTAAAACTATCGATTAATCGTTTAACTTGTATTTCATGATGGAATGGTAAGCTTTctcgtttttttttccaaaagtgAAACTATTGTctgaaaataaagtaaaagtttaTTGCCTGACTGGAGCTCCGATTGCATTTTTTACGTTCCAGTATTATCCAACAATACATATTCGCGTGTACATGTCCAATGTATTGCATGCAAcatttgcattatttaaaatatatatatatatatatataatatatatcacTCCACAAACAATGCATAGCCTACATCGGCATATAATTCCGCAGTTGATCATTTTTATTCCTTACCGTAGACAAAACGTTGCTGAAGTATAAAAATGTGACTACAAATCCAACAGTCTGCAGCAGGATTGCTGCGAGAAGCAAAAGTCCCAGCCACTGCATGATATAAGAACCAGGCATTGGCGACTATTTAGTTGTAGGCTAACGTTCAGGAAGAAAAGCCGCAGTCTTGTTCCACCCGactaaatataaaaacacagagGCGGAGTTGGAGGAGGAGTGCTCGAGGGAAAAACAGTTGAGAATTTCCAGAAATGCTCGGTTTCGTTTCTCGCTGCTGATTAGTATTCTGATGAACTGATAGTTCTTTGAATAGGCGGGTCGTGTGCTTGAGTGTATTGTGGTGATATGGGGAGGTTGGTCATACAGCTAGGCAATAAATGGATTGGTTCGATACTAATACAATTCCCTACATATTTACCAGGTTAACTATTTTTGTAGTCTTGGATTATTAttcgattattattattattattattattattattattattattattattattattgttattattatgatgatgatgatgatgatgatgatgatgattattattattattattattattattattattattattattattattatagatactaggttattgttattattatgctgTTTTGCATTTTGGTGATCATCTCAACAACATACAGGACATATAATTGCTAAAAGCTATATTGTAAACTATTTGTATTTGCTGTACACAGTTCTTTCTTTCCCAGGTTTAGCTATACAGTAGGTTTGTATTTCCAGGTGAATACTCACTAAGTCTCCCAGAAGCTGTTTACTCAACTGTTAACGTATTAGCAGGAACAAGGAAATAAGAAATGGAGTTCATTGGACTGTCAACTTCTGATACATGTCAGGTGTTCAGAAGAGGTCTAGGTTTGATCTAATTGTTGCTGAGCAGTGATAGTTGCTGGTTCGTCGGGTCTGAGCATTCACTCCGATTCTCTCATCGATAACTGTACTTAGTCAGTCTTTGATTCTTGGGTCTGACATTATCACTATTGCAATATCACAGCAGTTTAATGTCAGCAACAGCACATGAAATATGCTCAGGGTGGTGGCTGTACAAAGTGAAAAGGGGGGTTGGGGCCGCAGTCAAAGTCACCAATCAGGTGGCTTGGAATGTGGGACTTTTCCAAACTATAGAGGCTGTTTGGCTTCACTGCTCTTAACTgctgtgaatacattttttgactGCCTCAAGGAATAGATAGGGAGCCACATCTGTTAAGGTGGATTGTTtgcatctttttttaaactggctgtgggggtgggggaattTTACACTGGCTGGTTATGTGTGTAACTATTATGTGGTCTAATATCTGTTCCACATTGAACAATATGTTCTTTTAAACCCCAAGTAAAGATGAACAGGAGAAAGGGGGTGATGGGTAGTAGATTCAAGCAGGGTTGTGAAAGGGATTACTGAAATGCGGATCTGTACATGAATACCTTGCCTAGCAGCCTTCTTTAAACCCTCTGTATCTAGTTATGTTTTCTCTGCCTTATTTATGCTTAGATCTCATTCTTATTGCAACGGAAGACCAAACATCCATTCACATGCCCTTCTTGGTTTAGGTCAAATGCATGGCAATACAAATCAGAACTTTGACAGTTATGAAATATTAGATACGCGAGAACATTGAGACTTACTCTGTCATCTGAAATGGGACACCCATGCCTACGGACCTCTTGAACACCCGATAGCTTGTATTAGTCATGTTgtaaaggaggaagaggaggcaatACACATTGATACATTGCAAAATGGAATGTCTCTCAGGATGACAGAATGCAAGAGGGAGATTCCCACAGTGACTTTTTGTTAAGAAAGGGATATAACTACCACAGTTTCTCAGATGGAGTAAAAACACACAAGGGGAATTGGAAGGAAATGGTCTCAAATGTTAGCAAGATTTACAGATTAAGAAATAATTCTAAGACTGTAATTGTAATTGACTATTAAATCAAAACTTTAGCCCGCCCCACCTCCAGATCAACGATTACAGTATTAGCTTGCCAAGTGAAGTCACAGCTAAAACAGTATTGTCAGGCTTGGAACTATATCAATAAATTACCATCATAGCATTCTTCAATcaataaacatacataataAACTACAATAAACAATCTCTGGTGaatgtgaatgcacaaaaatgaaaataaattcaaaataaatgtccatAAACAGATGCAACCATGTATGTATAGTACCTATTTTGATACAATCTGAAATGCATCATAATTCATTCAAGAGTGATTTAAAATTTTCACCATGAGGGTGGtgcctgaaaaacaaaaatatagctGTTTATGAGGGGCTATCGATGGGAGTTTATACAAAGACACTGTCTGGAAAATGCAGAAACCAACACATACAATGTACACCATCTGATACAAATCTGTTTCTCTTCAATAGAGTCCTTTTTGTCGTCTTTTTTCCACCAAGGCTAAGTACCAATGCTGATTCACAGTGAAGGACTGCTTTGGGGTAAATATATCTCTGTATTGTCAGACACGCCAGACTGTGAGTCAGAGTCTAGTTTTACGCTGCCATCCAGAAAAAAGAACATCTTTTATACAAATTAACTACATCAGCCTTAT includes these proteins:
- the LOC133129074 gene encoding tumor necrosis factor ligand superfamily member 10-like; translation: MPGSYIMQWLGLLLLAAILLQTVGFVVTFLYFSNVLSTMKETFSRSGISCLMKENLRNLDVGTENRKDDPCWQITQQFHLLIEKTMSNRFEKEISSAVKDEVSRFMPALTMENHDSLPRPEIAAHITGKYLPSVDRVKRPPTWKVLGQKIESWETDKGLAFLRNMKMINGELIIPQAGLYYMYSQIYFRHARSLEDDRSARNAQMLQYIYKKVASYSEPILLMKNARTTCWSENAEYDLYSIYQAGVVQLSTRDRIFVTVSNVSAVDMDEKSSFFGAFLVT